A single region of the Brachypodium distachyon strain Bd21 chromosome 3, Brachypodium_distachyon_v3.0, whole genome shotgun sequence genome encodes:
- the LOC100830832 gene encoding uncharacterized protein LOC100830832 — protein sequence MAGRSSSLSMVSAHRLFAPARSLQHAADPPPALELDEADIIWGGGGASASSSPVDTYGRTLSSMSSTPSKASKPRAAAPRDVAGGPASLPVDIPDWSKILGPEYTGGGSSAGRWPSDERGGDAYLDRGEGGGGRQWVPPHEQLMCRERAAASFSVREGAGRTLKGRDLRRVRNAIWEKTGFQD from the coding sequence ATGGCTGGCCGGAGCAGCAGCCTCTCCATGGTCTCCGCGCACCGGCTCTTCGCCCCCGCGCGGTCGCTCCAGCACGCGGccgacccgccgccggccctgGAGCTCGACGAGGCCGACATCATctggggcgggggcggggcgtcggcgtcgtcctcgccggtcGACACCTACGGGCGGACCCTGTCGTCCATGTCGTCGACGCCTTCCAAGGCCTCCAAACcgcgcgccgcggcgccgcgggaCGTCGCTGGCGGGCCGGCGTCGCTGCCGGTGGACATCCCGGACTGGTCGAAGATCCTCGGCCCGGAGTACACCGGCGGGGGCAGCAGCGCGGGGCGGTGGCCGTCCGACGAGCGCGGCGGGGACGCGTACCTGGaccgcggcgagggcggcggcggccggcagtGGGTGCCGCCCCACGAGCAGCTCATGTGCcgggagcgcgcggcggcgtccttCTCCGTGCGCGAGGGCGCCGGGCGCACGCTCAAGGGCCGCGACCTCCGCCGCGTCCGCAACGCCATCTGGGAGAAGACCGGCTTCCAGGACTGA